TAAAGCTCGCGGTTCAGCAGGATCTTCGCGTCTTCCTTTGTGAAGTTGATGCCGAGCTGTTCGGCCTTCTTCTCCCACAACAGGAACTCGATGGTGTCGCGGCTCGTGCGGTTCGGCGCGTTGACGAAGAAGTGTGCGCCGTCCGCGGCGAGCCGGTGCCGCTGGAGCCCGAGCAGCGCCTGGAACGCGCGGGCGGCGTCCTTGTCCTCGCTCTTAATATTGGGGGCATTGGAGCCGATGACGAACGCGACCAAGTCCTCGGCCTCGCGGATCGTCTGCCGCGGCGTTTTGTTCCCGAACAGCGGGGTGTCGAGCATCTGCGGGTTGCCGCGGCTCAGGTTCAGGTACAGTTCGGCCTGGCTCGCTTGCTGGGCCATTGTTCGGCCGTCGTCGCTCAGCTTGCTCTGCTGCTGGTTCGCGTACTCCTTCACGGTCCGCCCGGTTTCGTCCGCGGCATACGTCATGAAGGTGTTCGCCATCACGCGGGCGCGGCGAACCCGAACCAGTTCACTGTCCTTGATCGTGGTGCCGTCGAGCTTGCAAGCGGCGTCGCCCCGGCCGCGCGCCCCGAGCCACTTCGTCGCGCGCTCGAAGAAGTCGTTGGCGCCGAACGACAGTGTAAACATGATCATGATGAAGACGGTCAGCACCGCGAACAGCGCCTTTTGGTTCCGCCGGAAAATATTGAACGGATTGTAGGCCATTACTATTCCTCACTTTGCGGCGACCAGTTGGGCGCCGGCGGAAGGCCGGGGGGTTGACAGCCTTCGTAGCACTGTACTAAGGGTGATGGGCGCTTTCGGCCCTCGCCTTTATTCGACCGGTCCACCGATTGTAGTGATTGTCCAGTACGGAACAATTGGAAACGAGTCCACAGTTCGCCCCTCTAATAAGGGGTGATTATCGCCCGCGACATCCGTTGATGGAGTAACCGAGAGTGCCGACCCCCAAGAAAAACGCGGCCGCCGATAAGCCCGCTGCGGCCAAGAAGCCCCGCGCGAAAAAGGCCCCCGCAAAGAGCCCGGCCCCGGACACTCCCGATGCGCCCGCGGCACCGAGTGGTCCGCGCGGCAACTACGACCTAGTCGTGGTCGAATCGCCCGCGAAGGCGAAGACGATCAACAAGTACCTCGGGCCGAACTTCCGGGTGCTGGCGAGTTACGGCCACGTCCGCGACCTCGACACGAAGAAGAAGAAGGGCGAGGACATCGCGGGCATTGATATCACCAACGGGTGGAAGCTCCGCTACACGGTGGACGACGGCAGCAAGGACGCGGCCCGCGGCGGGCGCAAGTTTCGGTCCGCAAAGGACATCCTCGCCGAGATCGGGCGCGAAGCGGCGCGGGCCAACAACGTCTACCTGGCGAGCGACCCGGACCGCGAGGGCGAGTCGATCGCGTGGCACATCGCCGACGAACTGAAGCTGCCCGACGAGCGCACGTTCCGCATCCGGTTCAACGAAATCACCAAGAACGCGGTGACCGCGGCGCTCTCGGGCGCGGAGAAAATTAACGACCTGCGCGTCGCGGCACAAGAAGCGCGCCGGGCGATGGACCGCGTCGTGGGGTTCCCGCTGTCGAACCTCCTCGGCAAGAAGGTCGCGAACAAGCTGAGCGCGGGCCGCGTGCAGTCGGTCGCGGTCAAATTGATCGTGGACCGCGAGCGCGAGATCGAAGCCTTCAAGACCGAAGAATACTGGAAGATCACCGCGCTTCTTGCGGCGCCGGGCGTCCACGTCGCGTGGACCTCGGACCCTGCGAAGTCCAAAATCTTCGCGAAGAAGAAGACCGAAGTCGCGAAGCCGGTCGCGTGGCACAAACCGAGCGAAGAAGACACGCAGGGCGACCCGGACGAACCGGTTGTTGACACCGAAACCAGTGACGCACCGCCCGAACCCGGCGAGGGGGGCGAAGCTCCCGCAACGCCCGTAGCGGACGGCAGCAGCATCCCCACGCCGCCGACGGACTCGTTCCTCGCAAACTTAGTGAAGTGGGACAACGCAGACCCGAAACTCACGAACGAAACCGAAGCGGACGTGGTGGTTGCGTCGCTCGCCGGGGTGCCGTTCGTTGTCACGCGAGTGGAGCAAAAGGACCGGCTCGACCGGCCGCTCGCGCCGTTCACCACTAGCACGCTCCAACAGCAGGCCAACGCCCGGATGAAGTTCAGTGCCAGTCGCACGATGCAGACGGCGCAGAAGCTGTACGAAGGTATCGAACTGTCGGGCATGGGTCAGACGGCGCTCATCACCTACATGCGTACCGACAGCACGCGGGTCTCGAACGACGCGCTCGCGACGGTGCGCGATTTCATCAAGGCGGACGCGCGTCTCGGTGCGAACTATCTACCTGCTGCACCAAACACTTACGCTTCCAACAAGGGCGCGCAGGAGGGCCACGAAGCGATCCGCCCAACGGACGTGACCATCACCCCGGCTCGGGCGCAAGCGGCGGGCTTGGGCGGCGACCAACTCCGGCTCTACGAACTGATCTGGAAGCGGTTCGTCGCGAGCCAGTGCGTGCCGGCGAAACTCAAGGTGACGACCTACGACATCACCGCGGGCCGCGGGCTGTTCCGGGCCAGCGGGCGCGTGATCGCGTTCGACGGGTACCGCCGGGTGCTCCCGCCGGTCGGCAAGCAAGAAGACGCGGAACTCCCGCCGGTGAAGGAAAAGGACGTGCTGAACCGGCTCGACTTGTTCGAGAGCCAGCACTTCACGCAGCCGCCGCCGCGCTTCAACGAAGGCTCGCTCGTGAAGTCGCTCGAAAAGGAAGGCATCGGCCGACCGAGTACGTATGCGAGCATCATCAGCACGATCCAGAAGCGCGGGTACGTTACGCAGGACCGCGGGCGGTTCTTCGCCACCGAGATCGGGAAGGTGGTGACGGACCTTCTGGTGAAGCACTTCCCGGACATTATGGACCTGAAGTTCACCAGCCACTTCGAGGACGAACTCGACGAGATCGAGACCGGGAAGTTCAAGTACCGGGACGTCCTCGACGAGTTCTGGGGGAAGTTCTCACCGACGCTGAAGAAGGCCGACACCGAGATGCCGGTGGCCCGCGAGCTGACCGGCGAAATGTGCCCGAAGTGCGGCAAACCGCTGCAGAAGCGCTACAGCGCGACGACCGGCGGGTTCTTCGTCGGCTGCACCGGCTACAGCGACGATCCGGCGTGTAAGTACATTCAACCGCGCCCGGGTGAGACCGAGCGCGAGGGGCCGATGACCACGGACATTCCGTGCCCCGCGTGCGGCAAGTTCATGGTCCGCAAGGTCGGGCGGTTCGGCGTGTTCTACACGTGCGAGGGGGCGCCGGAGTGCCCCACGACGATGAACGAAAACGCGGAAGGCGTCCGCACCGTCACCGCGCTCCCGACGAAGCACAAGTGCCCGAAGTGCGAAAAACACAACCTGCTTTTGAAGGAGAGCAAGGTCGGCAAGAAGTACGTCCAGTGCCCGGACCCGAAGTGCAAGTTCATCTCGGACGCGGACGCGGACGGCGCCCCGGTGAAGCCCGCGGACACCGGGATCGCGTGCGAGAAGTGCGGTAGTCCGATGGTCATTAAGGTCGCGTGGCGCGGGCCGTTCCTCTCGTGCAGCGGGTTCCCGAAGTGCCGCAACGCGAAGTCGATCAACGCCGAACTGAAGGAGAAGCTGAAGGACATCCTCCCGCCGATGCCGGAGAAGAGCGAGAAGAAGAAGGAAGAAATGCCGGCGGTGGAGATCAGCGACACGTGCCCGGAGTGCGGCGCGGCGATGAAGCTGATGAAGTCGCGCTTCGGCCCGGGGTACTACCTCGGGTGCTCGAAGTACCCGAAGTGCAAGGGCAAGGGCAAGATGACGCCCGAACTCCAGGCGAAGATCGATGCCGCGACTGCCGCCGCAGCACAGGCGCCGGCGTAGGTCGAAAGGCAACTTACCCCCTCCCTAAAGGGAAGGGAGAAAAGGCCATTTAGTGAGCGAGTTCGTGCAAGGATTGTAGAGCCACCCCACCCGCTCGTTGGCACTCGCGGTTCGCCAAGAGACTCAGGCGAACCGCGAGTGCCAACGAGCGGGTGGTAGTTCTAAATGGCCCAGGTAAGGGCGGGGTAGGTCACTTCACATCACGTCGTGTAGAACGACGGGAGCCGCGGCCACAGGTACAGGCTAATCATCATGCAGCCGGCGACGACGGCCGCGAGGCCGCCGATCAGCATCGAGAACACCGCCAGTGTATTCCCGACGAACTTCCCGCCGGATCGTTCCACGGCCCGCATCGCGGCCCCGCCCATGAGCGCCGCGCCGAAGCCGAGCACGAACGGCAGCACGTAAGCGCAGATCTGCACCGAGTAGTTCGCGATCTTCGACCGCTCGGTCGTCGCCAGTACCTTGCGGTCGATGCGCTCGCCGAGCACCCTCGTCTCCCCGCTCACCCACTGGCGCTCGACCCACGTTCCCGGCTGCGCCGGCAGCCCGGCCGACCCGCGGGCCTCGCGCAGTGGGGTGCCGGCGATGTGCTTCTCGGCGTGCATCGATCCGTAGAGCGCCAGCACGCCGGCGATGACCGCTGTCACGATACTGAGCTTGGCCGCGCCGTGAACCGGCGCGCCGCGTGTCGATCCCGTCACCATCTCGGTATGTCCTTGCTGGCTTGGTGCGTCGCGGTCGAGTAAGGTGTGCGGGTCGCACTCTCCCCCGACCCCGGCAACACATGAGTACCGTCCCCGCCGCTCCGATCACCTCGCCGTGGCGCTGGTGGGTGTGCGTTCTGTTGATGCTCGCGACCGTCATCAACTATATGGACCGCATGGCCCTGAACCAGATGGCGAAGGAGATCAAGGGCGCGTTCGGGCTGAACAACGAGCAGTACGGTTGGCTCGAAAGTGTGTTCTCGCTGGCCTTCGCGATCGGGGCGATCGGCACGGGCTACATCGTGGACCGCGCGAGCGTGCGGTGGGTGTATCCGCTGATGGTGGTGGGCTGGTCCTTTGCCGGCATTCTGACGGGGTTCGCCGGTTCGTTCTGGATGCTCCTTACCTGTCGGTTCCTGCTCGGCCTGTTTGAAGCGGGGAACTGGCCGTGCGGCATCCGCACCACGCGCGCGGTGCTCTCACCCGCGGAGCGGTCGTTCGGGAACTCGTTGTTTCAGAGTGGAACCGCGCTCGGGGCGGTCATTACTCCGCTCATGGTGCTGGCACTTCTCCAGCGGGCCGAGGCGAGTGGCGGGACGGACACTTGGCGCCTGCCGTTCCGCGTAATCGGCTGTTTGGGGTTGGTGTGGGTCGCGCTCTGGTTCATTACCGTGCCCAAGCGGATGCTTCACCCTACTGGTGGGGCCGCGCCCGCGCACCAGGGCGCGACGCGCTTCGTCGAAGTGTTCCGCGACCGGCGCTTCTGGGCGCTCGTCGCGATGGTAACGGCGGTGAATTTCACGTGGCACGGGTACCGCACGTGGTTGCCGCTGTACCTCCAGGAGCAGCGCGGCTACTCGCGCGAAGAGATGAGCGCGTTCACCACGGTCTATTACCTCGTCGCGGACGTCGGTTCGTGGACAGTGGGCATCGTCACGCTCGTTCTGTGCAAGCGCGGGCTGGCGATTCACATCAGCAGATTGCTCGCGTTCGGCGGGTGCGCGGCGCTCACGGTTTGCACGGCGAGCGTCCCGTTCCTGCCGAACGGGTGGGGGCTCGAAGCGGGGCTGCTCGCGGTCGCGTTCGGCGCGCTCGGATTGTTCCCGACGTACTTCGCGCTCACTCAGGAATTGTCGTCGCGGCACCAGGGGAAGGTCACCGGTACGCTCGGCGCGTGTGCGCACCTCTCGCTGTTCGTGATGTACCCCATTGAGGGGTGGATTTGCGACGCCACGAAGTCTTACGAATGGGTGCTCGGCGGTGTGGGCGCGTTCCCGCTGTTCGCGCTCGTGGTGATGCTGGTTTTGTGGCCACCGGGATATGAACCGCCTCCGCGGGTGGGAAAATAAAGGTGTTTCGGCTTGTTTAGTTGGGTGAGTGCGTCGTGTACCGGTTCGGTCGGTCGTTCTGATACTCCACAAGCCAGCGACGACACTCGTCGCGGAGGGAGCCGCGGGTTGTCCGGTCGAGCGCATTTTGTTGCCACTTCACAGCCTCAGTAAACCGTCCGCACTCGGCGAGAGCCGCGGCGTAGGCGCTCAGACAGGTTGCCTCGGTCCAGTTCGATAATTTGCACGCGCGCCGGGCTACTTTCACGGCCTCTTTGCCGTTGCGCACGGTTGGATCGAGGGACGTGGCCAGAATCGCGGCCCGTTCCCGGCGCGGGAGCCAATGGTTTGGCGCGAGTGCGATGCTCATGATGGCAGCAGTGTGTGCTCGATCATCGCGCCCCTTGCTGCGGAGATCGAATAAACATTCTAATAGAACGGCAATCGGTTGATTGGTCAGATCGGATTCACCGATCGCGAAAAGTGCGTCGCACGCCTTACGGAAGTCCCCCGATAGGATCAGGTGGCGCGCGAGCCGGGCGCGGCAATGCGCGCTTTCCGGCGCGAGCCGGATTGCTCTCCTGGTATCGGCGACCGCCTTGGAATAGCGGTCGCGCTTGGAATAACACTCGGCGCGGTCCAAGAGCGCCTCGGGGAACGTCTCTTTGTCCTTCGGGTGCGGGGCTTTGAGACACTGTGTGAAACACTCGATTGCTTCGGTCACGCGCCCGGTATTCGCCAGACACCTGCCACGGGCCAGCAGAACGTACCCGTTAAAATGCGACCCCAGGAACGGGTTCCACACGGCGAGATCGTCCAAGGATCGCTGCGCCTCCACGAACGCATCGAGGCGCACCTGGCAGAGCGCGCGTGCGTACAGGGCAAGGTCGAAGGCCGGGTTCAGCTCCAGCGCTCGGGCAAGAGCTGTTTCGGCGCGGGGGTCGTCCCCACGCGAGATGAACAAACAGGCATCTTCGATCAGCGCCCTCGCGTTGTTGGGGTCGTGTTCCCGCGCGAGACGTATCGTTCTGCGAATACGTTTTATGTCTGCCCCGGTTTGGTCGGGCAACTGTCGCAGGAATCTGGCATACTCGACAAAGGCACATGCGTTATCTGGGCACTGTTCCGTCGCGCGCCGGTAGAACTTTCGTGCCTCGGTCACGTCCCCTTGCTTTGAACAGTCGCGGGCGAGTTCTAGGTACGCATCGAGTAACTGTGGGTCGAGTTCGATGGCTCGCTTCAGATCGATGGTGCGCTGGTTCGGATCACGGTCCTCCTCTTCGGTCCACCAATTGGGATCACCAAACGCATGGATACACGCCGCGATCATCTTCGCGCGCAACAGATACGCTTCCGCGTTGTCTGGGTGCTTGGCTATCTCGGCGTCCATCAACTCGATCACTAACGAATCGGGGCCGCACGCGCTCCGCACCCGGGCGCTGAGCATCCGATCCTTTTTACGTGCGTTCCCGTTCCAATTTTCGATACATTTTCCACCCTGGTACAGGTTGCGGCCCAAATAATCGTCGTGCCCTTCTGTTCGCCAATACAGTTCAAACGCCAGTTCCGGAAAATCTGACGCGACCTTGGCGACCCATTTGAGCGCCGGGCGGGACGCGGTGTAAAAGTCGAAATACGCTTCTCTTCCGGCGTCTCTAACAAACTTGGCTCCCAAGACGTATCGGTTGACATCCCAGTTCCTAACTTGCCAGCGTTCAGCGCCTTCGGGCGCGATTTTAGCGAGTAGTTTGGACGGAACGGGAAACAAGTTGTGGAACACGCGCCACGCACTTTCGGGGGCTTCCTCTCCCGCGAAGTACGTTGCACACGGAGCGGTCGCGATGTGGAGCCACCGAGTGATGTCCGCCGGCCTGCCGCGAACGTGCAGGCGGTGACTGCATTCGTTTGCCATTGGGCGACCTCAAAACGAAGAAATGCAAACAGCTTAACCCAGATGTGCGGTATGAGAATGCTCGAAATCGCGCAATTGAGATGATTACGGAGAAGTATTGGTGTTTCTTCGGGTTGTCGCTGATGCGGTACTCGAGTCTTCTAGCCAATCGAATTGCTTCTTTTCGTGTCAATACGAACGGAGCGGTCGCAAATTCACTGGTTTACGGTCGCTCCGTTTCACTGGAACCGGTAGTATCGGTCCCTCTATGCCCGACTGAACGCGGGCTTGCGCTCGTCCTTCTCTTTCGTGACTTCGGGGGTCGGCTCCTCGACCGAGTCTTCGGTGCTGGGCGGTGCCGGGGTGGTCGGGTTCTTCAGTCGGTCCACGAACACGGCCATGCGGGTCAGCCCTTCGCGGAGTCGGCCCTCGTCGGTCGCGAAGCTCACGCGAACGTGGCCCGCGCCGCTCGGCCCGAACGCGACGCCGGGGCCGACCAGTACGCCCTCTTCCTTCAGCAACTTTTCCGCGAACGTGCGGCCGTTCACGTTCAAGCCCGAGACCGGCACCCACACGAAGTACCCGCCGCTGGGCTGTTCGGGCTCGAGGCCCATCGCGCGCAGGCGGTCCAGTGTGTACTGCCGCTTGGAGCTGAACCGCTCATTGATATCCGCTGACGTCGGTTCGGCGAGCAGCCGCGCCGCGGCCTGTTGGCACACCGGCGGAACGTAAGGCGCGCTCAAATTCGCGGTGAGCTGGCAAGCCCTGATAAGGTGCCGCGGACCGGCGAGCCAGCCGACGCGCATCCCGGGTTGCCCGAACTCCTGCGACACCGAACCGGCCGTGAGCGTGAGTCGGTCCGCGCCGGGCATCGTAGCCAGACCGCGCGGCTTATCGGGCCGGAACGCGGCAAACGACTCGTCCAGGTACACCAACACCCCGTACCCGCCCGCGATCCAGGCGATGTGTTCGAGGTCTTCGTTCGTGAGGCACCCGCCCGTGGGGTTGCCCGGGTCGGTCAGCACGAGCATCTTCGCGCCGCGCATCGCGCGCTCGAAAGTTGCCGCGATGTACCGGCACCGACCGTCTTCGGTCCACGTCGGCACCCAACGCACGTTCGCGTGCCGAGACTTGGTTCCCAGCGCGAAGAGCGGTGAACACGGGTCGAACATCACGACGCGGTCGCCGGGGTTCACGAACGCATCGAGTGCGGCCGTGAACGCGGCCGTAGCGCCGTGCGTCGCGAGGACGTCCGTGGCCGGGTTGACGGTGCGCCCGGTGGACTGGTACCGGTCGGCGATGATGCGGGCCAGCACGGGGAGCGTCGTGGGCACGCGGCCGGGGGCGGAAAACGCATCGGTGCGGCCCACGCTCACGGCCCCGCGTGCGGGCGGGGCGTCCGGCGTGGGCTGGTTCAGGTCGAGCACGTCGAGGTTCGGAACGTGCGCGACCATCGCCGGGTCGAGAAGGTCGTCCAGCGGCGCGGCCAGCACGCGATCCGAGTAGTATTTGAGGTACGCAGCGCCGCCGTCGGTGAGGCGCCGGGCGCGCGGGGTGAACCGCGCGAGCCGTGTGCGAACGAGCAGCTTCGTGAGCCAGAAGGGGATTGCCACGCTGGAGCCTCCGTGCGCTGGTGAGGGTGGAGATTGTGCCAGAACGGGTACCGCGGTGTAAAGCCCGGCTCAAATTGAGCGCGAACGCGCTGCGACAGCGATGGGCTCTTCCGCAAGAAATAATCGTGGAAGCCCCCGGGAGCTTTGTGCCTCTATTCCCGGGACGGACTTACTTCTGGAAGGTTCAGGCATGGCACACGAACCATCGACCGCGATCCTCGATCCCCTCCGGCGGCTCATTTCGCGGCAGACCGGCAGCGCGCTGACTGATGCGCAGTTGTTAGAGAATTTCGTTGCGCGGCGCGAAGAGGCGTCGTTCGAGGTGCTCCTTTGGCGCCACGGCGCGATGGTCCTCGCGCTGTGCAAGCGCGTGCTCCGCGATTCACACGAAGCCGAGGATGCGTTCCAGGCGACGTTTCTCGTGCTCGCGCGCAAGGCCGGTTCGATCGGGCGCGGTGAAGCGGTCGCGTGCTGGCTGTACAAGGTCGCGCACCGTATCGCCGTGCGCCTTCGGACGACGGCCGTGAAGCGACAACTCGGGACCGAATCACCGGACGCTGTTTTGGCCCCAGAAACGCCCGACGACGCGGAATGGCGCGACCTGCGCCCGGTACTCGATGACGAAATCGCGCGATTGCCGGACAAGTATCGCGCGCCCTTCGTTCTCTGCTATCTCGAAGGGCGCACCAACGAAGAGGCCGCAGCACAACTCGGTTGCCCAAAGGGAACCGTGTTGTCGCGTCTCTCCCGCGGGCGCGAGCGGTTGCGGGATCGACTCGCACGCCGCGGAGTCGCGCTCACGGCCAGTGCGCTGGCCATCACCCTTTCTCGAAATGCGGCCACGGCGACCGTTCCGCCCGCACTGGTGCCGACCACGATCAACGTCGCGATCCCGTTCGCGGCGGGCAAAGCGGGAAGTGAACGGGTTCCCGCACACATCGCCGCCCTCACCAACGGAGTGTTACGCGCGATGACGTTCAGGCACGTTAAGACCGCAGCGCTCGCTCTGGTCTCGCTTGTCGTTCTGGGGATCGGAGTCACCTGGGCGGCGTTCGACGATGGTGGCGCCCCCGGATCGGTTGAACCTCTTGTTCTGGTCGAAGAGCCGAAGGCACCGCCGACTGCGGACCCCAAAGTTGCGCCGTCCGTCGAGACCGAGCGGCCCGCTCCGCCCATTCGGGGGCGAGTGACTGATATTGCGAAAGATGGGAAGTCCGTCACCATCACCGGCGTGGCGGGTGCGTATGCGTGGTACGGCGGAAACCGCCTCCCAGAAGACCCGGAACCAACGGTGGTGGTCGTCAAATTGAGTGAAAAAACGGTCGTGACTTACCAGGGCGTTGGCATGAATGGGGCGAAATTCACGAGAGGCCACGATGCGTATGTGATGTTTGCTGGCGCCATGAAGGATATTGCAGCTACCATCGAGTTCAACGGATCGACACAAGTGCAACGGAATCAATCCATTAGCGGTAGCGTCGATGCGGTCGCGGATGATGGTAAGTCCTTCTCATTGGCACAAACGAGCATTCTGGGGCCTTTTCCCATTCGCCCATATGGTAATGCTAAAATTAGTGTGACGAAGATTGACATCCCATTTGATGACAAAACGGTGCTCACCTTCTCGAACGTCGCGCGGGGTAAGGCCAAGCTCACACCGAGTCATTACAGCACGGTGTGGTACGCGGACGACGGCCGAACCGCTGGTAAAGTGTTTTTCAATGGCCAGGACCCGGGGGGACGCGAGGGGAAGCTGCCGGATGTTGCAGGCACCGTCACGCGTGTGGCCGACGACAAGGCCATTGTGGTCGAGGTTCCTCCCAAACTAGCCGCAGAAGCCCCGACGCGGGTTGCGGTCCATTTGAATGACAAAACGACTGAAGTGTTTCGTGATGTGCCACTCGACGGCGCGAAAGCCGCTCCGGGCATGCAAGCGCAAGTGTGGCTCGCGGACGGATCGAAGGACACGGCCGCAAAGGTGACGTTCACCGGGAGCACCCCCGAGCGGTGGGCGATCGTGACCGGCAAGATTGTCTCGGTGGCGAAGGACGGCAAATCGTTCACGGTGGAATCGCCTCCGGCCAAACGCGGCGACCGGGCGAAACGCACGGAGGTGAAACTCGCCTCCGTGACGAAAGTTACGTTTAATGGGGTCGGGCCGGGGGAGGCCAAAGTGACGGAAGGACTTAACGTTTACGCTCGGATGCTCGATGACTACCCGGACACTGCCGCCGGTGTCACCTTCACGAAAGATGGCTGGCAACCAACAACCCTGTTCTGGTAACGCCGGGGCACTGGGGAACGCGAGCAAACAGCGGGTAGCCGTTCGTGCCGTCACAGGCGGCACGAACGGCTACCCGCTCATTTTTTGGCACATTCGCAAGCGTGCCGGCGCGCAACTCGGCACCGTGCGCGCGTTCCCCGCGTGTCAATGCCTATGATGACCCTATATGACCGACACTGTAATCATCGTGGACGACGAGGAATCCGTCCGCCGCACGTTCCATGAGTGGCTTGCGAGCGCGATGCCGGAGGCGCGCGTGTTCGCGGTCGCGGATTCGGAATCGGCGCTCCGGATCGCCAACGAACACGCGGTCGATCTCGCCGTCCTCGACTGGAACCTCGGGTCCGGGAGCGACGGGCTCCGGCTGCTCGAAGACCTCGTCGAGTTCCGGCCGGACGTGGTCGCCATCCTCGTCACCGGGTTCGCGCACCAAGCGACGCCGCTCGACGCGCTCCGCATGGGCGTGCGCGACTACATCGACAAGAACCAGGACTTGAACCGCGACACGTTCGTCGCGGCCGTTCGCCGGCAACTCGACCGCATCCGCCCGGTCAAGCAGCAGCGCGAACTGAACCTCCGGCTCGCCGCGTTCCGCGAAGCCGTCGAGAAGGTGCTGCCGATCGTCCAAACGTCGGCCGCGTTCAACGACCCGGTTCCGCTCCCGGCCGCGGTGAAATCCCTCCTGCGGTTCGTGATCCGTGGCACGCGCGCCGCGGACGGCGCGCTGATCGTGCGCCACACGGCGGCCGACGGCACCGAGTCCACGGTCGCTTACGGCTCGGACGGCGAGCCGCTGCCGGCCCCGCTGGTACCCTTCGGGCGGTCGCTCGCCGCGAGTGTCATTAGCTTTCAGGAACCGGTCGCGCTGAACGACTTCGACCCGAAGGCGCTCGGCCCTCTGGAACTGCTGCCGTTTGAAGCGAACCGCTCGTGTATTCTCGCGGCGCCGCTGCGCGTGGCGAGCGACACGGTTGTGGTCGTGGAACTGTTCGATAAGGCCGCGCCCGGGTTCAGTGACGAGGACCGGCGCCTGGTCACGTCCGCGGCCGAAGTCGGGACGGACCTCCTGCGCCAGGCGGTCGCGGAGCGACAAACGCACAAGCTGCTCTTCGACGCGGTAGACGCCGCGCTCCAGGCGACGGCGCACTTCAGCGACGCGCCGATGCTCTCGTCGGACGCCGCCGTTCCGCTCCCTTCGGTCATGGCCCGACTGAGGGAAGGGCTGGGAGCGGACTCGAACGCGACCGCCCCGCCGGAAACCACACTCCGGCTCGTGGAAGCGGTCCGAACGCTCGCCGTGAGGCACGGCCCGAGTGCCGTGGAGCACTGCGTTAAGGTGGTGAACGACCTCCGCGAACTCCTCGACGAAATCACTGGCAGCGCGTGACAGAGAAGCGTTTGTGACGGTATCAACAGGGCAGACGGGATCGAAGAGGAATCTGTACCGGACTTCTCCCGTCGATCCCGTTCACCCCGTCAAAAGCGCTTCTGGTTTGTTTTCTGCTGGAACTCTGATGACCGAAATGGCTCCCACCGTGTTCGACGAGATCTTCGCCCGGTTGACCCCGAACAGCATCTTTCAGGATGCCCGGGCGACCGGGGAGGGTATCGCCGTCGCCGTGATCGACTCCGGCGTGGAACGCGCCGTGCTCGAAACCAAGTTCCGCG
The Gemmata palustris DNA segment above includes these coding regions:
- the topA gene encoding type I DNA topoisomerase, with translation MPTPKKNAAADKPAAAKKPRAKKAPAKSPAPDTPDAPAAPSGPRGNYDLVVVESPAKAKTINKYLGPNFRVLASYGHVRDLDTKKKKGEDIAGIDITNGWKLRYTVDDGSKDAARGGRKFRSAKDILAEIGREAARANNVYLASDPDREGESIAWHIADELKLPDERTFRIRFNEITKNAVTAALSGAEKINDLRVAAQEARRAMDRVVGFPLSNLLGKKVANKLSAGRVQSVAVKLIVDREREIEAFKTEEYWKITALLAAPGVHVAWTSDPAKSKIFAKKKTEVAKPVAWHKPSEEDTQGDPDEPVVDTETSDAPPEPGEGGEAPATPVADGSSIPTPPTDSFLANLVKWDNADPKLTNETEADVVVASLAGVPFVVTRVEQKDRLDRPLAPFTTSTLQQQANARMKFSASRTMQTAQKLYEGIELSGMGQTALITYMRTDSTRVSNDALATVRDFIKADARLGANYLPAAPNTYASNKGAQEGHEAIRPTDVTITPARAQAAGLGGDQLRLYELIWKRFVASQCVPAKLKVTTYDITAGRGLFRASGRVIAFDGYRRVLPPVGKQEDAELPPVKEKDVLNRLDLFESQHFTQPPPRFNEGSLVKSLEKEGIGRPSTYASIISTIQKRGYVTQDRGRFFATEIGKVVTDLLVKHFPDIMDLKFTSHFEDELDEIETGKFKYRDVLDEFWGKFSPTLKKADTEMPVARELTGEMCPKCGKPLQKRYSATTGGFFVGCTGYSDDPACKYIQPRPGETEREGPMTTDIPCPACGKFMVRKVGRFGVFYTCEGAPECPTTMNENAEGVRTVTALPTKHKCPKCEKHNLLLKESKVGKKYVQCPDPKCKFISDADADGAPVKPADTGIACEKCGSPMVIKVAWRGPFLSCSGFPKCRNAKSINAELKEKLKDILPPMPEKSEKKKEEMPAVEISDTCPECGAAMKLMKSRFGPGYYLGCSKYPKCKGKGKMTPELQAKIDAATAAAAQAPA
- a CDS encoding MFS transporter, with protein sequence MSTVPAAPITSPWRWWVCVLLMLATVINYMDRMALNQMAKEIKGAFGLNNEQYGWLESVFSLAFAIGAIGTGYIVDRASVRWVYPLMVVGWSFAGILTGFAGSFWMLLTCRFLLGLFEAGNWPCGIRTTRAVLSPAERSFGNSLFQSGTALGAVITPLMVLALLQRAEASGGTDTWRLPFRVIGCLGLVWVALWFITVPKRMLHPTGGAAPAHQGATRFVEVFRDRRFWALVAMVTAVNFTWHGYRTWLPLYLQEQRGYSREEMSAFTTVYYLVADVGSWTVGIVTLVLCKRGLAIHISRLLAFGGCAALTVCTASVPFLPNGWGLEAGLLAVAFGALGLFPTYFALTQELSSRHQGKVTGTLGACAHLSLFVMYPIEGWICDATKSYEWVLGGVGAFPLFALVVMLVLWPPGYEPPPRVGK
- a CDS encoding tetratricopeptide repeat protein, with the translated sequence MANECSHRLHVRGRPADITRWLHIATAPCATYFAGEEAPESAWRVFHNLFPVPSKLLAKIAPEGAERWQVRNWDVNRYVLGAKFVRDAGREAYFDFYTASRPALKWVAKVASDFPELAFELYWRTEGHDDYLGRNLYQGGKCIENWNGNARKKDRMLSARVRSACGPDSLVIELMDAEIAKHPDNAEAYLLRAKMIAACIHAFGDPNWWTEEEDRDPNQRTIDLKRAIELDPQLLDAYLELARDCSKQGDVTEARKFYRRATEQCPDNACAFVEYARFLRQLPDQTGADIKRIRRTIRLAREHDPNNARALIEDACLFISRGDDPRAETALARALELNPAFDLALYARALCQVRLDAFVEAQRSLDDLAVWNPFLGSHFNGYVLLARGRCLANTGRVTEAIECFTQCLKAPHPKDKETFPEALLDRAECYSKRDRYSKAVADTRRAIRLAPESAHCRARLARHLILSGDFRKACDALFAIGESDLTNQPIAVLLECLFDLRSKGRDDRAHTAAIMSIALAPNHWLPRRERAAILATSLDPTVRNGKEAVKVARRACKLSNWTEATCLSAYAAALAECGRFTEAVKWQQNALDRTTRGSLRDECRRWLVEYQNDRPNRYTTHSPN
- a CDS encoding pyridoxal phosphate-dependent aminotransferase yields the protein MAIPFWLTKLLVRTRLARFTPRARRLTDGGAAYLKYYSDRVLAAPLDDLLDPAMVAHVPNLDVLDLNQPTPDAPPARGAVSVGRTDAFSAPGRVPTTLPVLARIIADRYQSTGRTVNPATDVLATHGATAAFTAALDAFVNPGDRVVMFDPCSPLFALGTKSRHANVRWVPTWTEDGRCRYIAATFERAMRGAKMLVLTDPGNPTGGCLTNEDLEHIAWIAGGYGVLVYLDESFAAFRPDKPRGLATMPGADRLTLTAGSVSQEFGQPGMRVGWLAGPRHLIRACQLTANLSAPYVPPVCQQAAARLLAEPTSADINERFSSKRQYTLDRLRAMGLEPEQPSGGYFVWVPVSGLNVNGRTFAEKLLKEEGVLVGPGVAFGPSGAGHVRVSFATDEGRLREGLTRMAVFVDRLKNPTTPAPPSTEDSVEEPTPEVTKEKDERKPAFSRA